The following proteins are co-located in the Phoenix dactylifera cultivar Barhee BC4 unplaced genomic scaffold, palm_55x_up_171113_PBpolish2nd_filt_p 000414F, whole genome shotgun sequence genome:
- the LOC103703832 gene encoding ankyrin repeat domain-containing protein, chloroplastic, whose amino-acid sequence MKVSGGDGFLAMEGAEDHMVLMRHSRRVVFISPGRQDMTADPIAYGYEFYYPQPQPDKYEYGASDFASAIFGWAPTQSEDTSQSQSGVSLHFVLCLDKCFLSFLAFFWEILLKTTYFLFQSKWLPIHTLAASGEFYLLDALLKQNVDINAIDKDGLSAIHRAILCKKQAIFDYLLRNSANPFVRDRDGATLIHYAVQTAASQTIKILLLYNVDINFSDNDGWTPLHLAVQTRRTDIVRLLLIKGADKTLKNRDGLTPLDLCLYSGRDLRTYELIKLLKGLPLSKSRS is encoded by the exons ATGAAGGtttctggtggtgatggattTCTAGCCATGGAGGGAGCGGAGGACCATATGGTACTCATGAGACACAGCCGGAGGGTGGTCTTTATTTCACCG GGAAGACAGGATATGACTGCAGATCCGATAGCATACGGATACGAATTCTATTATCCACAGCCTCAGCCTGACAAATATGAATATGGTGCATCGGATTTTGCTTCCGCCATATTTGGATGGGCCCCTACACAAtcagaggacacctctcagagccagagcg GTGTTAGCCTGCACTTTGTTTTATGTTTGGACAAATGTTTTCTCAGTTTTCTAGCATTTTTTTGGGaaatattattgaaaactaCCTACTTTTTGTTTCAGAGCAAGTGGCTACCAATACATACTCTTGCTGCATCAGGAGAGTTTTATCTTTTGGATGCATTACTAAAACAAAATGTTGATATTAATGCCATCGACAAG GATGGTTTATCAGCAATTCATAGAGCAATTCTTTGTAAGAAGCAAGCAATTTTTGACTACCTCCTTAGAAATTCAGCAAATCCTTTTGTCCGCGATAGA GATGGAGCTACCTTGATCCATTACGCAGTCCAAACCGCAGCAAGTCAGACTATAAAGATTCTTTTGTTGTACAATGTTGACATAAACTTTTCTGATAAT GATGGATGGACTCCATTGCATCTTGCTGTCCAAACACGCAGAACAGATATCGTAAGGCTTTTGTTAATAAAAGGAGCTGACAAGACTCTAAAAAATCGA GATGGGTTAACACCACTTGATCTCTGTCTTTACTCTGGCCGAGATTTAAGAACTTATGAACTTATAAAGTTACTGAAGGGGCTTCCATTGTCAAAATCACGCTCTTGA